In the genome of Paenarthrobacter ilicis, the window CAACGGGGTATCCTCGCTGGCCATCCGTGCCCGCGAGGGATTGCGGCAAGCCTATCTGCAGCAGCACATTACCCGGACAGTGGATGAAGGCTGCGAGGAATACGCCAGCCAACTGGGCAAATATGCCCGCAACGCTTTGAAGCGAACATCCCAGGAGAAAGTGAGCGCCCACCTCGAGGGGTGTGCCAAATGCACTGCCCTGCTGATTGAGCTCAACGATGTCCAGGGCGGCATGAAGGCCATCCTGTTCCCGGTCATCACCGGCGTCACGTTCACGCCCGGCTTCCTCACCGCTGCCGGCCAGGGAACCCATGGCCCTGCGGTTGCTTCCAGCGCGGGACGTCCGGCCCCGCGGCGCGTGCAGGGTATTCCTGCCGGACGGGGGAGCATGGGTGGGGCGTGGAAGCTGACGATCGCCATAGTGGCAGCGGCCATGGCATTGGTGGCGGCCCTGGCGTGGGTCCTGCAACAGAACGCGGGATCCGGTGCGGGGAACAGCAACCCGGCAGCGAACAGCACCACCCAGTCCGCCGCAGGCAAGGATGCGCCGCCAGCTTCTGCCCAGGACCCCAATCCCGGCGGGGAAACTCCCGGATCGTCAACCTCCCCAAGCCCCGGAGGCAGTGCAGCCTCGGCTCCCGCTGATTCGGAGAAAGCACCCGGTACGACGGCGGGAGGTTCAGCCGCCGTCGGAGGTCCTCCGGGTTCCGCATCGCGGGGCGGTGTGGTTGTGGTGGACTCGGGCACCATAGTGTCCGCGCCGGAGCCCAAGGGTTCTGCAGGGGTGTCACCTTCCAGCAGCCCGGTCCGTGCGGACTTCTCGGCAGGAGAGGCTGCAGAAAGCGACCAGCGGGAGCTGAAAGTTCGGTTCAGCCTGGCGGGCGAAATGCCGCCGGGCCCTGCAACAGTGGATTTCAGCTTCCCGGACCAGACCACCTTCCGCGCAGGTGCCACCGTGCCGGGTGGGTGGACATGCGACGAAACTGAACGCGGGATCCGGTGCGCCACCGGTTCCTTGGAGCCGGGGGACCTGGAGTTCGCGTTCGGTGCTGTCCTGTCAGGGCCCGGCGAATGGGGAACATTGAACTACGTGTTCAGCGGTCAGAACATCACCTCAAGGTCGTTCACGAACCAGTTCAATTAGGGACCCAGGGGAGATCCGCAGCCCTCCCAAAGATTCTTTAAAACTTTTTCGATTTTTCGCGTCACGAATCGGTGCCTGCCCACACTATCCCAGTGAGGTTCCCTATGTTCGGTTCCTCGCTGTCATTTTCCGGGTAGTAACTGAAGGACCAGCGCACTGATGAACCACGCACACCTCCACCGATTCCTGACTGCCGCTCTGGCAGCCGTGGTGTTGTTCGCGGGCATCTGTATCAGTTCATCTGAGCCGGCATCGGCCACGCTCGCCGGTAGGCCTGGCCTGGTTCAGCCCGGCAACGTTGTGTACAGCGAGGACTTCTCCAGCCGGGATGCAACCGGCTCCGCCATCAGTCTCCTCGACTACGCCGGCGGCCCATCGGCTGCTTACGGAAGCTACGCCGCGGACGTTGCCTATACGCCGGCAGGCGGGCAATGCAACGGATGGATACTGAACTCCTTGAGCCCGCTTCCGCAGGCCGACACCGGGTGTGCGCGCAACCAGCCCGGAGGGTGGCAGCAGGTGCAGGCCATGGCAATCGCCCTGGGCCAAGCACAAGGGCAAAGCCCGGCTGAGGCAGCCCGCAACCAAGTCCTTTCTGAGTACACCAACCACGCCAGCGGGCAGATCGACCCAGGCATCCAATTCCGTACGCTGGCAAGCGGGGTGAAGGGCATAGCGGGGCATTACTATGCCGTGACCGCCTACTTTGCCCACGTGAACTGCTACGCCGCCCATGCGAAGGAAACCTTCAGCCTCCTGGTGGACGGATCGCCCCTGGTCCTCAGCGCCGGTCTGGATCCGTGCGGAACCAACACCAGTGGCGGCGGCACTGAGGTCCGCAAGCTTCAATCGGCCGCCTACCGGGTTCCGGCGGGTACTGCACCGTCGCTGGGTTTGGAGGTGCGGAATGAAGCCCACAGCGGAGCGGGCAACGATGTCGCCTTCGACGCAGCGCAGATCGTGGACGTCACACCCCAGCTGGACGTGGAATTCAGCCCCTCCCTCATTGGCCCCGGTGGCACCTCCACGGTGACCCTCACCGTGACCAACACCAGCGATCTGCTGGCCAAGAGCGACTGGTCCCTGGTGAACAACCTGCCGCCCGGCGTCGTGATTGCAGAATCGCCCTCCGTGGGCGGCACGTGCGCGCAGGGGACGGGAAGCGCTCCCTTGGTCATAGCGGCCCATGCGGGTGGAGGAGAGATTTCGGTGGCGGGAGGGGATCTCCTCCAAGGTATGGCGTCCTGCACCATCAGCGCTGAGGTCACGGCCGCTTCGGAGGGGACCTACGCCAACGGTCCGAGCACCATGGACACTTCCCTGAACCCGCCCACCAACTCAACCTTGACGGTTCGCGCCCCACGGCTGGAAATCAGCAGCCGCCTGAATGGCTCCAGGCTCAACGATGCCGATCAGTTCACTCCGCAAATTCGCAGTGACCAAGTCACCGGTGGTGTGGTCAGCAACAGCGCGCACTCGTCCACCACAGGTACGGGCGCGGCTGTGGGTGCAGGGTCCGGCACCACCGGCCAGTTCATCGCTGGTGCAGGCGCCACCTACTACGTCACCCAGGCGGCTTCCAACCCTTCCGGGTACAGCCGATCCATCACGTGTTCCGATGCCAGCGGGCTGCAGCCGGGCTTGCCCAGCGCTGTGGATTTCACAGGTTCCCTTGCCCTTGCTCCTGTGGCCGGCGCGGCTATCACGTGTGTCATCACCAACACGGCCACGGCAGTTCCGGCCCTGGAGCTCATCCAGTCCGCTGATGATTCCGCCCTTCAGTTTCCGGCGGCCGTGGGCAACCGCATCATCTTTTCCTTCACAGCCCGGAACACCGGCAACGTTGCGCTCAAAGGCGTTGCTGTCCAAGCAGTGATCCCGGGCCTCCCGGACCTGCACTATTCGTGGCCCGGAGTTACGGGAGAACTCTTACCTGGCCAGGCGGCGGTTGCCACGGCCGCTTACGCGGTGACGCAGGCAGATATCGACGCCGGACAGGTCACCGGCAGTTCGTCAGCGACCGGCACCCCGGTGGTGGGAAGTCCGTTGCTGCCGGTATCAGCCGAGTCAGTAACGGCACTGAGCCAATCTCCTGCCATGGCCTTCAGCAGTTCCGCAGATGGTCCGTCTTTGCAGTCGACTCTCGCGCCGGGAGAAGAGGTGAAGTACTGGTTCACCTCGGAGAACACGGGCAATGTGACCTTGACGGGCGTCACCATCACAGCGGGTCTGCCCGGGTTGTCCACACTGGACTATCACTGGCCCGGTGGTGCGGGAATCTTGTTGCCGGGCCAGGCCGTCACGGCTTCGGCCCTGTACGCGGTCACCCCCACCGACCTTGCCGCCGGCCGCCTCGGCTCCTGGGCAACTTCTGCAGCCGTTGCTCCCAACGGTGCTGCCATCCGCCCACCCAACGGGACCATGGATGTGCAGCTGGCCCCTGATTTCGGTATGGAAACATCCACCTCCACCGACGCTTCAGGGGTGGGCAAAATTGCGAAGCCGGGCGATGTCATCATCCACACTTTCACCCTGAAAAATACGGGCCCAGCGCCCCTGAACGATGTTGTTGTGAACGGCGGCGAGGCCACTTTCGCCTCCTTGGAGTACTCCTGGCGGGGTGTTCCGGGAACCCTCCTGCCAGGTGAATCCGTCACAGCCACAGCAACCTACACCCTCACCCAGGCTGATCTGGCGGCAGGAAGTGTGGCCATCGCCATAACTGCCAGTGCAAGGCCCGGCGGTGGCGAGGCTGTGACCACCAAGCCTGCCCGGATCACCATGACTTTCCCGCGCCCGGTACCGGAAAATCCCAGTGGACAACAGGGATTCCTGGCCATCACGGGAGCCATGATGGGCGTGCTTCCGATGGGATTGCTGATAGCCGGACTGGGCCTGGCTCTTTTGGTGATGGGCCGCCGGAAAGGTGCGCATAGGGGCGCGTAAAAGTTGCCCCACGGTGCGCCGCTCCGGTGTGCAAGCCTTCGCAGCCTGCTACAGGCCTTGGCCGGCCAGCGAATCCCGTCGCTTTTGCCACTGTGCGGCGTGCCAGAACAGCAGGGCTGCGGCAATAATCACTGCTGCCAGGATCGCGTAAGGCGCGTTGGACATCAGCAGGAAAGCCACGTGGGCAGACTCGGGCTGTGCGGTCAGGGAGGAGGTGCCGGCACCGAAGGCCCACAGGCCGAACCAACCCAGCCCGGCAACCAAGACCCACAGCGCCACCACGAACGGGTTTACTGCACGGTTCCGGTGCCCGGCCTGTCCGGACGGCCGCACCGTTTCCGGGCTTGGATGATGCGGGGCGACGGCCTCCACCGAGTTGCCGTCCTGGTCGATTTCCCGGAATCCCAGACGTTCGTGGACGTGGTCTTTCATGGCTCCCCAACCGCTGTGATCAATGGTTCCCTGCACTCTACTCCCACCACCTGCAACGCCGTCAGGAACGTCCGCGGGCGGGGGCGACGCAGCGACGGCGGGAATTGTCCCTGCAATCCGCCTTCCATGAAAGTCAATGACGCGCCGGACTGTTCCGATTTCCGCGAGAAACCGCCTTCAGGGCGAAATAGGTCACAAAAGTTTGACGGAAAGGGTTACCTAAGTAAGGCTTACCTTGCTAACAAGCGCCCCAACGCAATGGAAGGAAGCTGACGTGACGTCACCTGGTGTCGAAGAGCGGATTGCTCAGGAGCAGGATTTTGGCTCCAAAGTGGAGTTGGCCCTGGCTGCCACAAACCAATTGTTCAATGCGCGAAATTCGCCCAGCTACGTGGCGCAGGTTCTTCAAGGAGTCAATGCTGTCTCCACCAAGGTCCAGCGGACCGCCCGGCCGTTCACCGGCGTCGGACATGCGGAGCTGAAGGCCCGCGTTGGTGCCGTTGACCTGGATCGTCCCCTTCCCGACACCGCCGCGGCGTTGGAAGAACTGGACGATCTGTACCTCAAGGACGCCGTCTATTTCCACGATTCCCGCTATGCCGCGCACCTGAACTGCCCGGTTGTCATCCCGGCTCTGGTGGGTGAAGCCGTGCTTTCGGCAGTGAACTCCTCCATGGATACGTGGGACCAGAGTGCCGGCGCCACCATGATTGAGCGACGCCTGATCGACTGGACCACGGAACGCCTTGGTTTTGATGGGAACGCGGACGGGGTGTTCACCTCCGGTGGGAGCCAGTCCAACTTCCAGGCGCTGCTGATTGCACGGAACCATGCCGTGGCCCAGCTCCGCGTCGGGAATCCGGAAGCCCGCTTGCCGCACTTGCTGGACCGGCTCCGCATCTTCACCTCGGCGGACAGCCACTTCAGCATCCAGAAGTCGGCGTCCATGCTGGGCCTGGGATTTGACGCCGTGATCGCCATTCCCACCACGGCAGATCACCGCATGGATCCCGCCGCGCTGGCGGCGGCCTTGGCGGAAGCCCACGACGCCGGCCTTGTACCCATGGCCGTGGTGGCCACCGCCGGGACTACTGACTTCGGCTCGGTTGACCCGTTGTCCGAACTTTCCGCGTTGGCCCGCGCCTACGACTCCTGGCTCCATGTGGACGGCGCCTACGGTGGAGGGCTGATTGTCTCGAACAACCACCGGCACCTGCTCCAGGGAATCCACAATGCGGACTCCGTGACCATCGACTTCCACAAGACGTTCTTCCAGCCGGTCAGTTCCAGTGCGGTCCTGGTGCGCAACGGCTCCATGATGCGGCACGTGACCTATTACGCCGACTACCTGAACCCGGAGAGTGCCGCCAAGGCGGAAATCCCCAACCAGGTGGACAAAAGCATCCAGACCACCCGGCGGTTCGACGCGCTGAAGTTGTGGCTCACCCTGAGGATCATGGGTGCGGAAGCGATCGGTGCCTTGTTTGACGAGGCCATTGACCTCACCGCACGCGTTGGTTCCTTGCTGGCCGAGGATCCCGATTTCGAACTTGCGGCAGCGCCGCAGCTGAGCACGTTGGTGTTCCGTTTCCGTCCCGCCGTTGACGGCATGGCCTTGGGTGACGACGCCGCTGATGCCATCAACCCGGCCATCCGTGCCGCCATTTTCGCTTCGGGTGAGGCAGTCATCGCCGGCACCAAAGTGGGCGGACGCCACTACCTCAAATTCACCCTCCTCAATGCCGAGGCCTCCCTGGGGGACATCCAGGAAATCATTGAACTCATCCGCACTGCAGGCGCAAGCCTGTTGGGCAACACCACGGAGGCAGCAGCGTGAGCACCCCGAACAATGGCAGGATTTACGACGTTGCGGGCATCGGCGTCGGACCCTTCAACCT includes:
- a CDS encoding sigma-70 family RNA polymerase sigma factor; the encoded protein is MDQVMVDGGGGPSRAAAMAAAGDPRIIAMVRQGDTEAFDELYQRHLSVAVYVARSQTDNPSDADDVVAESFASIFQQLMEGKGPDEFFRSYLLTVVRRTAHDRNRKARRMPTSVDDSVLDSPVLDHDPVLSDLESGIMAKAFKSLPERWQAVLWHLDIEGLKPAAVAPFVGLSPNGVSSLAIRAREGLRQAYLQQHITRTVDEGCEEYASQLGKYARNALKRTSQEKVSAHLEGCAKCTALLIELNDVQGGMKAILFPVITGVTFTPGFLTAAGQGTHGPAVASSAGRPAPRRVQGIPAGRGSMGGAWKLTIAIVAAAMALVAALAWVLQQNAGSGAGNSNPAANSTTQSAAGKDAPPASAQDPNPGGETPGSSTSPSPGGSAASAPADSEKAPGTTAGGSAAVGGPPGSASRGGVVVVDSGTIVSAPEPKGSAGVSPSSSPVRADFSAGEAAESDQRELKVRFSLAGEMPPGPATVDFSFPDQTTFRAGATVPGGWTCDETERGIRCATGSLEPGDLEFAFGAVLSGPGEWGTLNYVFSGQNITSRSFTNQFN
- a CDS encoding pyridoxal-dependent decarboxylase, yielding MTSPGVEERIAQEQDFGSKVELALAATNQLFNARNSPSYVAQVLQGVNAVSTKVQRTARPFTGVGHAELKARVGAVDLDRPLPDTAAALEELDDLYLKDAVYFHDSRYAAHLNCPVVIPALVGEAVLSAVNSSMDTWDQSAGATMIERRLIDWTTERLGFDGNADGVFTSGGSQSNFQALLIARNHAVAQLRVGNPEARLPHLLDRLRIFTSADSHFSIQKSASMLGLGFDAVIAIPTTADHRMDPAALAAALAEAHDAGLVPMAVVATAGTTDFGSVDPLSELSALARAYDSWLHVDGAYGGGLIVSNNHRHLLQGIHNADSVTIDFHKTFFQPVSSSAVLVRNGSMMRHVTYYADYLNPESAAKAEIPNQVDKSIQTTRRFDALKLWLTLRIMGAEAIGALFDEAIDLTARVGSLLAEDPDFELAAAPQLSTLVFRFRPAVDGMALGDDAADAINPAIRAAIFASGEAVIAGTKVGGRHYLKFTLLNAEASLGDIQEIIELIRTAGASLLGNTTEAAA
- a CDS encoding DUF7507 domain-containing protein; translation: MNHAHLHRFLTAALAAVVLFAGICISSSEPASATLAGRPGLVQPGNVVYSEDFSSRDATGSAISLLDYAGGPSAAYGSYAADVAYTPAGGQCNGWILNSLSPLPQADTGCARNQPGGWQQVQAMAIALGQAQGQSPAEAARNQVLSEYTNHASGQIDPGIQFRTLASGVKGIAGHYYAVTAYFAHVNCYAAHAKETFSLLVDGSPLVLSAGLDPCGTNTSGGGTEVRKLQSAAYRVPAGTAPSLGLEVRNEAHSGAGNDVAFDAAQIVDVTPQLDVEFSPSLIGPGGTSTVTLTVTNTSDLLAKSDWSLVNNLPPGVVIAESPSVGGTCAQGTGSAPLVIAAHAGGGEISVAGGDLLQGMASCTISAEVTAASEGTYANGPSTMDTSLNPPTNSTLTVRAPRLEISSRLNGSRLNDADQFTPQIRSDQVTGGVVSNSAHSSTTGTGAAVGAGSGTTGQFIAGAGATYYVTQAASNPSGYSRSITCSDASGLQPGLPSAVDFTGSLALAPVAGAAITCVITNTATAVPALELIQSADDSALQFPAAVGNRIIFSFTARNTGNVALKGVAVQAVIPGLPDLHYSWPGVTGELLPGQAAVATAAYAVTQADIDAGQVTGSSSATGTPVVGSPLLPVSAESVTALSQSPAMAFSSSADGPSLQSTLAPGEEVKYWFTSENTGNVTLTGVTITAGLPGLSTLDYHWPGGAGILLPGQAVTASALYAVTPTDLAAGRLGSWATSAAVAPNGAAIRPPNGTMDVQLAPDFGMETSTSTDASGVGKIAKPGDVIIHTFTLKNTGPAPLNDVVVNGGEATFASLEYSWRGVPGTLLPGESVTATATYTLTQADLAAGSVAIAITASARPGGGEAVTTKPARITMTFPRPVPENPSGQQGFLAITGAMMGVLPMGLLIAGLGLALLVMGRRKGAHRGA